From the genome of bacterium:
CGGTTCTTGTCACAATCTTCAACAACATCCCCAATTGCAAAGGTATGGGAAGCGGGTACACTTTGGGTGGATGGATGACGGCCACGCCTGTGACCCTGTCCTTTTCTCTTACATGAAGGAGCATTCCCTTGTGTTCACACGCCTTTAGGATCTCGGCAAAGGCTATGGTAAGGCGCTTCACACGCGTCTCAGGTGCAAGCCCATCAAATATGGCCATTGTCACTGGATCATCCCTGAAGGCTTGCCCAAGGACCAGGGCTGCTTGCTGACAAACATCCTTGGGAATGGGCAAAACTTCTTTTCCCATGAGGGAACTCTCTCCCTTGGAAGAAAACAGTTTTGTGCTGTACAGTGCAGGTTCTGGCGCGCAAGAAACTGGGCAGATCTAAGCCCCCAGCTTTTTCCTGGCCACCACCGATGGCCCCGCAGTATATCTAAGATGCTTCCAGTTGTGCCATTGCCGCATCATAACATAAGGGGCATAGCCCATGTGACAATTGGGGCATTCTGTCGAGATCGAAGAGCCTTGGGATTCCTAAACCCTTAAGAGGGATATGGACCCAAAAAACAATCCCTGAGAAGCCAGCCTGAAGATAAAACTCAGTCTGCGTAAAGTTGTGAC
Proteins encoded in this window:
- a CDS encoding GNAT family N-acetyltransferase, with product MGKEVLPIPKDVCQQAALVLGQAFRDDPVTMAIFDGLAPETRVKRLTIAFAEILKACEHKGMLLHVREKDRVTGVAVIHPPKVYPLPIPLQLGMLLKIVTRTGFYGLGRWLKWSSSIERRHPKEPHYYLQFLGVEPALQGNGLGSCLLHHLVCKADKEQVGCFLETANPRNIPLYGRFGFQTVAKEEIIGVQTWFMWRPQA